In Gossypium arboreum isolate Shixiya-1 chromosome 6, ASM2569848v2, whole genome shotgun sequence, the following are encoded in one genomic region:
- the LOC108484053 gene encoding auxin response factor 3-like isoform X2, with amino-acid sequence MGGLIDLNSTEDDETPLSGSLSPSSSSASVLSAPGSGSSVCLELWHACAGPLISLPKRGNVVVYFPQGHLEQVSDFSGVAAAYDLPPHVFCLVVDVKLHAEGATDEVYAQVSLVPETEKLEGGKTEADGEEEDTETNIKSTTPHMFCKTLTASDTSTHGGFSVPRRAAEDCFPPLDYNQQRPSQELVAKDLHGSEWRFRHIYRGQPRRHLLTSGWSAFVNKKKLVSGDAVLFLRGEGGELRLGIRRAAQIKDGSSFPSSCSQQLNCSNFADVVHAISMKSVFSIYYNPRASSSDFIIPVHKFWKCLDPSFSIGMRFKMQFEAEDAAERRYNLIESPTLEFKLFDFQPKEESKDLLYHVVKALIDFSCRHSGVITGISDINPVQWPGSKWRCLMVRWDDIDANRHSRVSPWEIEPSGSVSGSNSLISPGSKRNRVGFPSGNSEFMVPDGIRASDFGESLWSQVLQVQENLGFNSLYDGSDSPNMHWSEIRRCIPGSIGSDFSAIGNIGRDSLVSPDISRKSVGFGESFRFHKVLQGQEIFVSPPYRNGSTADETQENDAFGLADVGQLSGTRSGWSSLMQRYNTHSRTRPSAPSTQTSSPSSVLTFLQVSNPILNFSPIYNSNNQKREQGVNKQSSFHAPEIYKGKLFPSSSSEHDSRARDLGSTDLFGHSIGSVQLGFAPPLAAQPVFRTSQELDSSCKSSCRLFGFSLTEGRHDASKEEDVVQATSSLAPGAILPCVREEFHPKPSSVTDTVGSNYTEVSNLYAVRDMVLDIAL; translated from the exons aTGGGGGGATTAATCGATCTGAACTCTACGGAAGACGATGAAACGCCATTATCTGGTTCTTTGTCTCCATCTTCATCTTCAGCTTCCGTGTTAAGTGCCCCTGGTTCTGGTTCTTCTGTTTGTTTAGAACTTTGGCATGCGTGTGCTGGTCCACTTATATCTTTGCCAAAGAGAGGAAATGTAGTGGTGTACTTCCCTCAAGGCCACTTGGAACAAGTTTCCGATTTTTCCGGTGTAGCTGCAGCTTATGATCTCCCTCCCCACGTGTTTTGTCTGGTTGTTGATGTCAAGCTCCAT GCTGAGGGTGCCACAGATGAGGTTTACGCCCAAGTTTCATTGGTTCCTGAAACGGAG AAGTTGGAGGGAGGGAAGACTGAGGCAGATGGTGAAGAGGAGGATACTGAAACCAATATCAAGTCAACCACGCCCCATATGTTCTGCAAGACACTAACCGCTTCCGATACCAGCACGCATGGTGGCTTCTCTGTTCCTCGTCGAGCTGCCGAGGACTGCTTTCCTCCCTTG GACTATAATCAGCAAAGGCCCTCACAAGAGCTTGTTGCGAAAGACCTGCATGGTTCTGAATGGAGATTTCGACACATCTATAGGG GTCAACCACGGAGACATTTGCTGACTTCCGGATGGAGTGCATTTGTAAATAAGAAGAAGCTTGTCTCTGGAGATGCGGTGCTTTTTCTGAG GGGTGAAGGTGGAGAACTGAGGCTTGGAATCCGAAGAGCTGCTCAAATTAAAGATGGCTCTTCTTTTCCATCATCTTGCAGCCAGCAGTTGAATTGCAGCAATTTTGCAGATGTGGTTCATGCTATTTCTATGAAAAGTGTATTCAGCATTTACTACAATCCAAG GGCCAGTTCATCGGACTTCATAATACCCGTGCATAAATTCTGGAAGTGTCTTGATCCCTCATTTTCTATTGGAATGAGGTTCAAAATGCAATTTGAAGCTGAAGATGCAGCAGAAAGAAGGTACAACCTTATTGAATCTCCAACTCTTGAGTTCAAATTATTTGATTTTCAGCCTAAAGAGGAGAGCAAAGACCTACTCTACCATGTGGTGAAGGCCTTAATTGATTTTTCTTGCAGACACTCAGGAGTAATAACTGGAATTAGTGATATAAATCCTGTTCAATGGCCTGGTTCAAAATGGAGATGCCTGATG GTAAGGTGGGATGATATTGATGCCAACAGGCATAGTAGGGTTTCTCCCTGGGAAATTGAGCCATCTGGTTCAGTTTCCGGTTCTAACAGCTTGATCTCTCCTGGTTCAAAAAGGAACCGAGTTGGATTTCCTTCAGGAAATTCTGAATTTATGGTTCCTG ATGGAATTAGAGCATCAGACTTTGGGGAGTCTTTGTGGTCCCAGGTATTGCAAGTTCAAGAAAATCTGGGTTTTAACTCTCTTTATGATGGTTCTGATAGTCCGAATATGCATTGGTCTGAAATAAGGCGTTGCATTCCTGGTTCTATTGGTTCTGATTTTTCTGCAATAGGAAATATTGGTAGAGACTCACTGGTGAGTCCTGATATTTCCCGTAAAAGTGTAGGCTTTGGGGAATCTTTCCGATTCCATAAGGTCTTGCAAGGTCAAGAAATTTTTGTGTCCCCTCCATATAGAAATGGTTCAACTGCAGATGAAACTCAAGAAAATGACGCTTTTGGTCTCGCTGATGTTGGTCAGCTGTCGGGAACTAGAAGTGGATGGTCTTCCTTGATGCAGAGGTATAATACTCATAGTCGTACACGACCATCTGCACCATCTACACAAACGTCCTCACCATCTTCAGTGTTAACGTTCCTACAAGTGAGCAATCCAATTCTGAATTTCAGTCCTATTTATAATTCTAATAACCAAAAAAGGGAACAGGGAGTTAACAAACAAAGTTCTTTTCATGCACCTGAAATATACAAGGGAAAGCTATTTCCATCTTCATCCAGTGAACATGATTCCCGTGCGAGGGATCTTGGAAGCACAGATTTATTCGGTCATTCTATTGGTTCTGTTCAACTTGGTTTTGCTCCACCTCTAGCAGCTCAACCAGTATTCAGGACTAGTCAAGAATTAGATTCCTCCTGTAAAAGTAGCTGCAGACtttttggtttctccttgactGAGGGAAGACATGATGCTAGCAAGGAAGAAGACGTGGTACAAGCAACCTCATCATTGGCGCCTGGAGCGATTTTACCTTGTGTTAGGGAAGAGTTTCACCCAAAGCCTTCGTCGGTGACGGACACAGTTGGAAGCAATTATACTGAAGTAAGCAATCTCTATGCTGTCAGAGATATGGTTTTAGATATTGCATTGTAG
- the LOC108484053 gene encoding auxin response factor 3-like isoform X5, with translation MGGLIDLNSTEDDETPLSGSLSPSSSSASVLSAPGSGSSVCLELWHACAGPLISLPKRGNVVVYFPQGHLEQVSDFSGVAAAYDLPPHVFCLVVDVKLHAEGATDEVYAQVSLVPETEKLEGGKTEADGEEEDTETNIKSTTPHMFCKTLTASDTSTHGGFSVPRRAAEDCFPPLDYNQQRPSQELVAKDLHGSEWRFRHIYRGQPRRHLLTSGWSAFVNKKKLVSGDAVLFLRGEGGELRLGIRRAAQIKDGSSFPSSCSQQLNCSNFADVVHAISMKSVFSIYYNPRASSSDFIIPVHKFWKCLDPSFSIGMRFKMQFEAEDAAERRHSGVITGISDINPVQWPGSKWRCLMVRWDDIDANRHSRVSPWEIEPSGSVSGSNSLISPGSKRNRVGFPSGNSEFMVPDGIRASDFGESLWSQVLQVQENLGFNSLYDGSDSPNMHWSEIRRCIPGSIGSDFSAIGNIGRDSLVSPDISRKSVGFGESFRFHKVLQGQEIFVSPPYRNGSTADETQENDAFGLADVGQLSGTRSGWSSLMQRYNTHSRTRPSAPSTQTSSPSSVLTFLQVSNPILNFSPIYNSNNQKREQGVNKQSSFHAPEIYKGKLFPSSSSEHDSRARDLGSTDLFGHSIGSVQLGFAPPLAAQPVFRTSQELDSSCKSSCRLFGFSLTEGRHDASKEEDVVQATSSLAPGAILPCVREEFHPKPSSVTDTVGSNYTEVSNLYAVRDMVLDIAL, from the exons aTGGGGGGATTAATCGATCTGAACTCTACGGAAGACGATGAAACGCCATTATCTGGTTCTTTGTCTCCATCTTCATCTTCAGCTTCCGTGTTAAGTGCCCCTGGTTCTGGTTCTTCTGTTTGTTTAGAACTTTGGCATGCGTGTGCTGGTCCACTTATATCTTTGCCAAAGAGAGGAAATGTAGTGGTGTACTTCCCTCAAGGCCACTTGGAACAAGTTTCCGATTTTTCCGGTGTAGCTGCAGCTTATGATCTCCCTCCCCACGTGTTTTGTCTGGTTGTTGATGTCAAGCTCCAT GCTGAGGGTGCCACAGATGAGGTTTACGCCCAAGTTTCATTGGTTCCTGAAACGGAG AAGTTGGAGGGAGGGAAGACTGAGGCAGATGGTGAAGAGGAGGATACTGAAACCAATATCAAGTCAACCACGCCCCATATGTTCTGCAAGACACTAACCGCTTCCGATACCAGCACGCATGGTGGCTTCTCTGTTCCTCGTCGAGCTGCCGAGGACTGCTTTCCTCCCTTG GACTATAATCAGCAAAGGCCCTCACAAGAGCTTGTTGCGAAAGACCTGCATGGTTCTGAATGGAGATTTCGACACATCTATAGGG GTCAACCACGGAGACATTTGCTGACTTCCGGATGGAGTGCATTTGTAAATAAGAAGAAGCTTGTCTCTGGAGATGCGGTGCTTTTTCTGAG GGGTGAAGGTGGAGAACTGAGGCTTGGAATCCGAAGAGCTGCTCAAATTAAAGATGGCTCTTCTTTTCCATCATCTTGCAGCCAGCAGTTGAATTGCAGCAATTTTGCAGATGTGGTTCATGCTATTTCTATGAAAAGTGTATTCAGCATTTACTACAATCCAAG GGCCAGTTCATCGGACTTCATAATACCCGTGCATAAATTCTGGAAGTGTCTTGATCCCTCATTTTCTATTGGAATGAGGTTCAAAATGCAATTTGAAGCTGAAGATGCAGCAGAAAGAAG ACACTCAGGAGTAATAACTGGAATTAGTGATATAAATCCTGTTCAATGGCCTGGTTCAAAATGGAGATGCCTGATG GTAAGGTGGGATGATATTGATGCCAACAGGCATAGTAGGGTTTCTCCCTGGGAAATTGAGCCATCTGGTTCAGTTTCCGGTTCTAACAGCTTGATCTCTCCTGGTTCAAAAAGGAACCGAGTTGGATTTCCTTCAGGAAATTCTGAATTTATGGTTCCTG ATGGAATTAGAGCATCAGACTTTGGGGAGTCTTTGTGGTCCCAGGTATTGCAAGTTCAAGAAAATCTGGGTTTTAACTCTCTTTATGATGGTTCTGATAGTCCGAATATGCATTGGTCTGAAATAAGGCGTTGCATTCCTGGTTCTATTGGTTCTGATTTTTCTGCAATAGGAAATATTGGTAGAGACTCACTGGTGAGTCCTGATATTTCCCGTAAAAGTGTAGGCTTTGGGGAATCTTTCCGATTCCATAAGGTCTTGCAAGGTCAAGAAATTTTTGTGTCCCCTCCATATAGAAATGGTTCAACTGCAGATGAAACTCAAGAAAATGACGCTTTTGGTCTCGCTGATGTTGGTCAGCTGTCGGGAACTAGAAGTGGATGGTCTTCCTTGATGCAGAGGTATAATACTCATAGTCGTACACGACCATCTGCACCATCTACACAAACGTCCTCACCATCTTCAGTGTTAACGTTCCTACAAGTGAGCAATCCAATTCTGAATTTCAGTCCTATTTATAATTCTAATAACCAAAAAAGGGAACAGGGAGTTAACAAACAAAGTTCTTTTCATGCACCTGAAATATACAAGGGAAAGCTATTTCCATCTTCATCCAGTGAACATGATTCCCGTGCGAGGGATCTTGGAAGCACAGATTTATTCGGTCATTCTATTGGTTCTGTTCAACTTGGTTTTGCTCCACCTCTAGCAGCTCAACCAGTATTCAGGACTAGTCAAGAATTAGATTCCTCCTGTAAAAGTAGCTGCAGACtttttggtttctccttgactGAGGGAAGACATGATGCTAGCAAGGAAGAAGACGTGGTACAAGCAACCTCATCATTGGCGCCTGGAGCGATTTTACCTTGTGTTAGGGAAGAGTTTCACCCAAAGCCTTCGTCGGTGACGGACACAGTTGGAAGCAATTATACTGAAGTAAGCAATCTCTATGCTGTCAGAGATATGGTTTTAGATATTGCATTGTAG
- the LOC108484053 gene encoding auxin response factor 3-like isoform X6: MGGLIDLNSTEDDETPLSGSLSPSSSSASVLSAPGSGSSVCLELWHACAGPLISLPKRGNVVVYFPQGHLEQVSDFSGVAAAYDLPPHVFCLVVDVKLHAEGATDEVYAQVSLVPETEQSEQKLEGGKTEADGEEEDTETNIKSTTPHMFCKTLTASDTSTHGGFSVPRRAAEDCFPPLDYNQQRPSQELVAKDLHGSEWRFRHIYRGQPRRHLLTSGWSAFVNKKKLVSGDAVLFLRGEGGELRLGIRRAAQIKDGSSFPSSCSQQLNCSNFADVVHAISMKSVFSIYYNPRASSSDFIIPVHKFWKCLDPSFSIGMRFKMQFEAEDAAERRHSGVITGISDINPVQWPGSKWRCLMVRWDDIDANRHSRVSPWEIEPSGSVSGSNSLISPGSKRNRVGFPSGNSEFMVPDGIRASDFGESLWSQVLQVQENLGFNSLYDGSDSPNMHWSEIRRCIPGSIGSDFSAIGNIGRDSLVSPDISRKSVGFGESFRFHKVLQGQEIFVSPPYRNGSTADETQENDAFGLADVGQLSGTRSGWSSLMQRYNTHSRTRPSAPSTQTSSPSSVLTFLQGKLFPSSSSEHDSRARDLGSTDLFGHSIGSVQLGFAPPLAAQPVFRTSQELDSSCKSSCRLFGFSLTEGRHDASKEEDVVQATSSLAPGAILPCVREEFHPKPSSVTDTVGSNYTEVSNLYAVRDMVLDIAL, encoded by the exons aTGGGGGGATTAATCGATCTGAACTCTACGGAAGACGATGAAACGCCATTATCTGGTTCTTTGTCTCCATCTTCATCTTCAGCTTCCGTGTTAAGTGCCCCTGGTTCTGGTTCTTCTGTTTGTTTAGAACTTTGGCATGCGTGTGCTGGTCCACTTATATCTTTGCCAAAGAGAGGAAATGTAGTGGTGTACTTCCCTCAAGGCCACTTGGAACAAGTTTCCGATTTTTCCGGTGTAGCTGCAGCTTATGATCTCCCTCCCCACGTGTTTTGTCTGGTTGTTGATGTCAAGCTCCAT GCTGAGGGTGCCACAGATGAGGTTTACGCCCAAGTTTCATTGGTTCCTGAAACGGAG CAATCTGAGCAGAAGTTGGAGGGAGGGAAGACTGAGGCAGATGGTGAAGAGGAGGATACTGAAACCAATATCAAGTCAACCACGCCCCATATGTTCTGCAAGACACTAACCGCTTCCGATACCAGCACGCATGGTGGCTTCTCTGTTCCTCGTCGAGCTGCCGAGGACTGCTTTCCTCCCTTG GACTATAATCAGCAAAGGCCCTCACAAGAGCTTGTTGCGAAAGACCTGCATGGTTCTGAATGGAGATTTCGACACATCTATAGGG GTCAACCACGGAGACATTTGCTGACTTCCGGATGGAGTGCATTTGTAAATAAGAAGAAGCTTGTCTCTGGAGATGCGGTGCTTTTTCTGAG GGGTGAAGGTGGAGAACTGAGGCTTGGAATCCGAAGAGCTGCTCAAATTAAAGATGGCTCTTCTTTTCCATCATCTTGCAGCCAGCAGTTGAATTGCAGCAATTTTGCAGATGTGGTTCATGCTATTTCTATGAAAAGTGTATTCAGCATTTACTACAATCCAAG GGCCAGTTCATCGGACTTCATAATACCCGTGCATAAATTCTGGAAGTGTCTTGATCCCTCATTTTCTATTGGAATGAGGTTCAAAATGCAATTTGAAGCTGAAGATGCAGCAGAAAGAAG ACACTCAGGAGTAATAACTGGAATTAGTGATATAAATCCTGTTCAATGGCCTGGTTCAAAATGGAGATGCCTGATG GTAAGGTGGGATGATATTGATGCCAACAGGCATAGTAGGGTTTCTCCCTGGGAAATTGAGCCATCTGGTTCAGTTTCCGGTTCTAACAGCTTGATCTCTCCTGGTTCAAAAAGGAACCGAGTTGGATTTCCTTCAGGAAATTCTGAATTTATGGTTCCTG ATGGAATTAGAGCATCAGACTTTGGGGAGTCTTTGTGGTCCCAGGTATTGCAAGTTCAAGAAAATCTGGGTTTTAACTCTCTTTATGATGGTTCTGATAGTCCGAATATGCATTGGTCTGAAATAAGGCGTTGCATTCCTGGTTCTATTGGTTCTGATTTTTCTGCAATAGGAAATATTGGTAGAGACTCACTGGTGAGTCCTGATATTTCCCGTAAAAGTGTAGGCTTTGGGGAATCTTTCCGATTCCATAAGGTCTTGCAAGGTCAAGAAATTTTTGTGTCCCCTCCATATAGAAATGGTTCAACTGCAGATGAAACTCAAGAAAATGACGCTTTTGGTCTCGCTGATGTTGGTCAGCTGTCGGGAACTAGAAGTGGATGGTCTTCCTTGATGCAGAGGTATAATACTCATAGTCGTACACGACCATCTGCACCATCTACACAAACGTCCTCACCATCTTCAGTGTTAACGTTCCTACAA GGAAAGCTATTTCCATCTTCATCCAGTGAACATGATTCCCGTGCGAGGGATCTTGGAAGCACAGATTTATTCGGTCATTCTATTGGTTCTGTTCAACTTGGTTTTGCTCCACCTCTAGCAGCTCAACCAGTATTCAGGACTAGTCAAGAATTAGATTCCTCCTGTAAAAGTAGCTGCAGACtttttggtttctccttgactGAGGGAAGACATGATGCTAGCAAGGAAGAAGACGTGGTACAAGCAACCTCATCATTGGCGCCTGGAGCGATTTTACCTTGTGTTAGGGAAGAGTTTCACCCAAAGCCTTCGTCGGTGACGGACACAGTTGGAAGCAATTATACTGAAGTAAGCAATCTCTATGCTGTCAGAGATATGGTTTTAGATATTGCATTGTAG
- the LOC108484053 gene encoding auxin response factor 3-like isoform X4 — protein sequence MGGLIDLNSTEDDETPLSGSLSPSSSSASVLSAPGSGSSVCLELWHACAGPLISLPKRGNVVVYFPQGHLEQVSDFSGVAAAYDLPPHVFCLVVDVKLHAEGATDEVYAQVSLVPETEQSEQKLEGGKTEADGEEEDTETNIKSTTPHMFCKTLTASDTSTHGGFSVPRRAAEDCFPPLDYNQQRPSQELVAKDLHGSEWRFRHIYRGQPRRHLLTSGWSAFVNKKKLVSGDAVLFLRGEGGELRLGIRRAAQIKDGSSFPSSCSQQLNCSNFADVVHAISMKSVFSIYYNPRASSSDFIIPVHKFWKCLDPSFSIGMRFKMQFEAEDAAERRHSGVITGISDINPVQWPGSKWRCLMVRWDDIDANRHSRVSPWEIEPSGSVSGSNSLISPGSKRNRVGFPSGNSEFMVPDGIRASDFGESLWSQVLQVQENLGFNSLYDGSDSPNMHWSEIRRCIPGSIGSDFSAIGNIGRDSLVSPDISRKSVGFGESFRFHKVLQGQEIFVSPPYRNGSTADETQENDAFGLADVGQLSGTRSGWSSLMQRYNTHSRTRPSAPSTQTSSPSSVLTFLQVSNPILNFSPIYNSNNQKREQGVNKQSSFHAPEIYKGKLFPSSSSEHDSRARDLGSTDLFGHSIGSVQLGFAPPLAAQPVFRTSQELDSSCKSSCRLFGFSLTEGRHDASKEEDVVQATSSLAPGAILPCVREEFHPKPSSVTDTVGSNYTEVSNLYAVRDMVLDIAL from the exons aTGGGGGGATTAATCGATCTGAACTCTACGGAAGACGATGAAACGCCATTATCTGGTTCTTTGTCTCCATCTTCATCTTCAGCTTCCGTGTTAAGTGCCCCTGGTTCTGGTTCTTCTGTTTGTTTAGAACTTTGGCATGCGTGTGCTGGTCCACTTATATCTTTGCCAAAGAGAGGAAATGTAGTGGTGTACTTCCCTCAAGGCCACTTGGAACAAGTTTCCGATTTTTCCGGTGTAGCTGCAGCTTATGATCTCCCTCCCCACGTGTTTTGTCTGGTTGTTGATGTCAAGCTCCAT GCTGAGGGTGCCACAGATGAGGTTTACGCCCAAGTTTCATTGGTTCCTGAAACGGAG CAATCTGAGCAGAAGTTGGAGGGAGGGAAGACTGAGGCAGATGGTGAAGAGGAGGATACTGAAACCAATATCAAGTCAACCACGCCCCATATGTTCTGCAAGACACTAACCGCTTCCGATACCAGCACGCATGGTGGCTTCTCTGTTCCTCGTCGAGCTGCCGAGGACTGCTTTCCTCCCTTG GACTATAATCAGCAAAGGCCCTCACAAGAGCTTGTTGCGAAAGACCTGCATGGTTCTGAATGGAGATTTCGACACATCTATAGGG GTCAACCACGGAGACATTTGCTGACTTCCGGATGGAGTGCATTTGTAAATAAGAAGAAGCTTGTCTCTGGAGATGCGGTGCTTTTTCTGAG GGGTGAAGGTGGAGAACTGAGGCTTGGAATCCGAAGAGCTGCTCAAATTAAAGATGGCTCTTCTTTTCCATCATCTTGCAGCCAGCAGTTGAATTGCAGCAATTTTGCAGATGTGGTTCATGCTATTTCTATGAAAAGTGTATTCAGCATTTACTACAATCCAAG GGCCAGTTCATCGGACTTCATAATACCCGTGCATAAATTCTGGAAGTGTCTTGATCCCTCATTTTCTATTGGAATGAGGTTCAAAATGCAATTTGAAGCTGAAGATGCAGCAGAAAGAAG ACACTCAGGAGTAATAACTGGAATTAGTGATATAAATCCTGTTCAATGGCCTGGTTCAAAATGGAGATGCCTGATG GTAAGGTGGGATGATATTGATGCCAACAGGCATAGTAGGGTTTCTCCCTGGGAAATTGAGCCATCTGGTTCAGTTTCCGGTTCTAACAGCTTGATCTCTCCTGGTTCAAAAAGGAACCGAGTTGGATTTCCTTCAGGAAATTCTGAATTTATGGTTCCTG ATGGAATTAGAGCATCAGACTTTGGGGAGTCTTTGTGGTCCCAGGTATTGCAAGTTCAAGAAAATCTGGGTTTTAACTCTCTTTATGATGGTTCTGATAGTCCGAATATGCATTGGTCTGAAATAAGGCGTTGCATTCCTGGTTCTATTGGTTCTGATTTTTCTGCAATAGGAAATATTGGTAGAGACTCACTGGTGAGTCCTGATATTTCCCGTAAAAGTGTAGGCTTTGGGGAATCTTTCCGATTCCATAAGGTCTTGCAAGGTCAAGAAATTTTTGTGTCCCCTCCATATAGAAATGGTTCAACTGCAGATGAAACTCAAGAAAATGACGCTTTTGGTCTCGCTGATGTTGGTCAGCTGTCGGGAACTAGAAGTGGATGGTCTTCCTTGATGCAGAGGTATAATACTCATAGTCGTACACGACCATCTGCACCATCTACACAAACGTCCTCACCATCTTCAGTGTTAACGTTCCTACAAGTGAGCAATCCAATTCTGAATTTCAGTCCTATTTATAATTCTAATAACCAAAAAAGGGAACAGGGAGTTAACAAACAAAGTTCTTTTCATGCACCTGAAATATACAAGGGAAAGCTATTTCCATCTTCATCCAGTGAACATGATTCCCGTGCGAGGGATCTTGGAAGCACAGATTTATTCGGTCATTCTATTGGTTCTGTTCAACTTGGTTTTGCTCCACCTCTAGCAGCTCAACCAGTATTCAGGACTAGTCAAGAATTAGATTCCTCCTGTAAAAGTAGCTGCAGACtttttggtttctccttgactGAGGGAAGACATGATGCTAGCAAGGAAGAAGACGTGGTACAAGCAACCTCATCATTGGCGCCTGGAGCGATTTTACCTTGTGTTAGGGAAGAGTTTCACCCAAAGCCTTCGTCGGTGACGGACACAGTTGGAAGCAATTATACTGAAGTAAGCAATCTCTATGCTGTCAGAGATATGGTTTTAGATATTGCATTGTAG